Below is a window of Halolamina sp. CBA1230 DNA.
GAACCGCCCCGGGATCAGCGAGTACGCCCGCGTGTCGTCGGCGATGTCGCCCAGCTCCTCGTGGCTCTCGTCCTGGTAGGAGAGCCAGCCCTCCTGCTCCAGCCACTCGTTGAAGTGGACCTCGTAGTCGAGGCTGGTGAACCCGTGGTCGGAGGCGACCACGAGCGTCACGTCCTCGGGGAGGCGCTCTCGGATCTTGCCGACGTACTCGTCGACCTGCCGGTAGAACTCCATGAACGCCTCCTTCTCGGGGCCGTCGCGCTCGTAATCCTCGAACAGGAAGTGGTTGACCCGGTCGGTCGTCATGAACACGCCGAAGAAGAGGTCCCAGTCGTCCTGGTCGAGGTAGTGCTGGAACGCCTCGTAGCGCTTGTCGAGCGTCTCGTGGGCGTCCTCCATGAACGCCGACTTGTCGTCGTCGTGGCCCTGCTTCACGTCGGCGTCGATCTTGTAGTCGATCGACTCCAGATACTCCCGGAGCTCGTCGGGGTAGGCGGCCTTCTCGACGCTCGGCGAGAGGAAGCCCGACACCATGCGCTGGACGTTGCGCTGGGGCGGGAACGTCACGGGGACGTTCATCACCGTCGCGTCGCGGCCGTCGTTGGCGACGCGATCCCAGAGCCGGGTGGCCTGCACGTCACGGCCCATCGGGACGTACGTGTCGTACGTGCCGATCTCGCGGTCCTGAAAGCCGTAGACGCCGGTCTCGCCCGGGTTCACGCCCGTCGTGAGCGAGGGCCAGCAGGCGCTGGACTCCGGCGGGACGATACTGTCGATCGGGCCGGCGCTCCCCTCCTCGGCGAGCGAGGCGAAGTTCGGGAACTCGTCGGGGTGGTCGTCGAGCAGACTGAACGGCACGCCGTCGATACCGAGAAAGACGACCCGGGGGTCGCTCTCGCCCCGGAGTCGGTCGAACAGTCCCATACCCCGTCGTACCGTCGAACACCTTAAGAAGCTTCCCTCTACACTGGCGGATTGAGCTCCCTGATCGGCGCGGCCAGCATCGCCCTGCCGGGTGTGGCATGGGGGCACAAGACTTACCTAGATACGTGGTATACAATAGCATGCATGGCGACGTCAGAGCAGCACTCCGCCGACGAACTGTTCGACGAGTTCCTCGAAGACCGCGGCCACGAGACACGGGGATGGGAGGAGTCCTATAACAAGAAACAGTGTCCGGACTGCGGCGGCCTTCACGAGTCCAGCGCGGTGGAGTGTTCGGTCTGCGGCTGGCGGCCCTAAGATCGTCCCGCCCGGACGGGCGGGATCTCTCTCGTTTTTTCGGAAAGAAGCAGTTAGGCAGCTATAGCTGTTCGGCCAGCCACTCGAGGTTCATCACGGCCGCCGAGAGCAACACGCCGACGATCGACGTGAGCACGAGGAACGCGGAGACGACGCTGACCATCGGCGTGAGCGAGGACTGCAGCGACGTCCACGCGAGCACGGGGACGGTCTTCACCTCGAAGGACTTCAGGAACAGCGCCATGATGAACTCTTGGAGGCTGACGATGAAGGCCACGACCGCGGAGATCGCGACGCCGCTGCGGACGTTCGGCAGGATGACGTGGTAGAACACGCGCGTGGGGCGCGCGCCGAGGTCCGTGCCGGCGTCCCGGAGGTTCCAGTCGAAGCGCGCGAACACCGACTGCATGATGAAGAACACGAGCGGCGTCGCCCAGAGCGTGTGCGCGACGACGATGTTCACGTAGCTGTTCGTGATCCCGATCCGGTTGAAGTAGATGAGCAGCGTGAGCCCGAGCACGACCGGCGGGATGAGCAGCGGCAGCAGGACGATCGGCGGGAGCAGCTTCGCGGCCCGGGAGTCCGAGCGCTGGACGGCCAGCGACCCCGTGACGCCGAGCACGGTCGCGAGCAGCGAGGCGCCGACGCCGATGGCGAGGCTGTCCCGGACGGCGCCGAGCCACTCCTCGCTCCCGAAGAACCGCGCGTACCACTCGAGGGTGTACCCGCTCGGCGGGAACGTCAGGTACGACGACTGCTGGAACGACGTCACGAAGACGACGACGATCGGCAGCATGAGCAGCGCGAACACCAGCCAGTAGCCCGCCCGGAACAGCGCGTCCTCGACGCGCTCGCGGGGGATGCTGGCCTCAGACATCCTGAACACCCCCGACGGAGCCGGTGAGCAGCCGGATCACGGCGAGCGTCGCCGCGAGCATCGCGGCCAGCATCAGGATCGAGAACGCCGCGCCGAGCGGCCAGTTGAAGTTCGTGAGCATGAGGTTCCCGATCTCCATGGCGAACGTCGTCTGCTCGCCCGTCCCGAGCTGGGAGGGCGCGGCGTACGCGCCGACGCTCCACGCGAAGGAGACGACGGTCGCGACGGCGACCCCGGGGAGCACCTCGGGGAGGACGACCTCGAAGAACGACCGCGGGCGGGACGCGCCGAGGTCACGCGCGGCCTCCACGATGTCCCAGTCGAGCGTGGAGAGCACGCTGTAGATCGAGAGGACAGCGTACGGGAACACGATGTACACCTGGCCGACGACCGTGCCGAACAGCGAGGGCGCGAACTGGATCCGTCCCCCGATCAGCCCGACCGAGAGCAGGATGTCGTTGAGAACGCCGTTCGGCGCGAGCAGCGGCCGCCACGCGTACGTCTTCACGACCAGCGTCGTCAGCAGCGGGAGGATCACCGAGAACAGCAGTATCGACTTCGTCAGCCCCTCGGCGCGGTAGGCGGCGTACGCGTAGAACAGCCCGAGCAGTACCGCCGTTACGGTCGCGATGACGCCGAGCTTGAACGAGAACAGGATGATCTGGTGGTAGAGGTTCGAAGCGAGGATATCCCCGTAGGCGGCGAGCGTCCAGCCGCTCTCGTAGAACCCGGTCTCGGGCTGGGTGTTGAAGCTCATCCGGACGAGGATGAGGAACGGCACGACGAAAAAGACCAGCTCGAACGCCGCGATCGGCGCGAGCAGGAACACCGTCGTGGAGTCCTGGCTCTTGATGCGTTCCCCGACCCACCGGAACATCGACTCGTCGGAGAGCGCGTTCATCACGTCCCACCCCGTCCGAGGCGTTTACCCTCCGAGAAGACCAGCAGGTCCGCGGGGTCCCAGGAGACGACGACGGGGTCGCCGACTTCGAGGTCCGTGTCGTCGCCGACGCTCTGCTCGAAGAACACGCTCGTCTCCCCGATCTCGACGTAGAACCGGACCGACGAGCCGCGGTAGAGGACGTCCGTGATGCTGCCCTCGAGTGCGCTCGTGACGTCCTCGGGCGCGGCGGCTTCGACCGACTGACCGCCGTCGGCGGCGAGTCGGGAGACGTCGAACTCCTCGGGGCGGAACGAGATGGTGAGCGGGTCGCCCGGCGAGACGTCGCCGTTCGGCGTCGGCACCTCGATCTCCTCGTCGAACTCGGTGGCGGCGACGATCCCCCCGTCGATCTCCTCCTCGACGGTCGCGTCCACGAGGTTGGTGTCGCCGAGGAACTCCTCGACGAACAGGCTCACGGGGTCGTCGTAGATCTCGCGGGGCTCGCCGACCTGCTCGATCTCGCCGTCGTTCATGATGGCGATGCTGTCCGCGAGCGTGAACGCCTCGTTCTGGTCGTGCGTGACGTGGACGAACGTCGTCTCGACGCCGTCGTGGATGTTCCGTAGCTCGAGCTGCATCTGCTCGCGGAGCCGCTTGTCGAGGTTCGACAGCGGCTCGTCGAGCAGGAGGACGTCCGGTTCGATCGCCAGCGAGCGCGCGAGCGCGACGCGCTGTTTCTGGCCGCCGGAGAGGTCGCCGGGGTCGGCGTCCTCGAACTCGCTCATCTCGACGACTTCGAGGACGTCGCGGGCGCGCTCGACGCGCTCGTCCTCGCTGACGCCGTCCATCTTCAGGCCGAACGCGACGTTCTCCAGGACGTTCTTCTGCGGGAACAGCGCCCACGACTGGAACACCATCGACGTGTCCCGTTCGTACGCCGGCTGGTCGGTGACGCGATCGTCGCCGATGTGAACGTCGCCGGAGGTCGGCGTCTCGAGACCGCCGAGCATCCGGAGGGTCGTGGACTTCCCACAGCCCGACGGGCCGAGCAGGCAGAGCAGCTCCCCGTCGTCGACGTCGAGCTCGAGGTCGTCCACTGCGGTCAGATCGCCGTACTCCTTGGTCAGATCCGCGAGGGTTACAGAGGCCATCGCCTTACTGGGTCTTCATCCGTTTGAACTTGGTCGAGAACTTCTCCGAGTAGGGGGCGACCTTGTCCCACTGCGGGATCGACCACTGTTCGGCTTCCTCGGCGTCGGTCGGGAGGTACTGGGCGAGGTCGTCCGGGTACGACATGTCGGCGTTCGTGAAGAACAGCGGGTGGTCCTCGGCCCACTTGCTCTGGACCTCGGCGTCGAGGAGCATGTTGATGAACTCCTCGCCGAGCTGGCGCTTGTCCGTGCCGCGGACGACCGCCCAGTTGTTCATCCAGCCCGCGTTGGCGTCGGGCATCGAGAACTCGACGTTCTCGTGGCTGTCCATGTCGTAGTACACCTGGTCGAAGTACCACTGGGCGGCGTCGATGGTGCCGTTCCGGAACTGCTCCCAGATGTCGGTCCCGGAGGTCGCCCAGCCCTGGATGGGCCAGCTCTCGAGCGTGTTCAGGAGCTCCTCGTGGTACTGTTCCTGGTACAGTTCGCGCGCGCCGGGCGCGGCGTCCGTGCCGACGCCGGCGCCGAGCAGCGGGTAGATCCAGAACCCGGAGTCGACGCCGACGCCGCGGGACTGCTGGACGGTGGAGCTGGTGAAGTCGCTCCACGTCTCCACGGGCTCCTCGAGCTCCGTGTTGTAGAGGATGCTGAGCGGCGCGCCGTCGACGGGGGCGCCGTGGGAGTGGGGTCGGATGTCCTTGTAGTGCTGGATGACGTTGTCGATGTTCGGGATGTTCTCCTCGTACCGGAGCTCCTCGAACAGCCCCTGTGTTCGGCCGTTGTAGTAGATGGGCTCACACGCGACGGTCACGTCGAACGGTGGGTCGTCGGGGGGCGCGGACTTGATCTTCGCGAGCAGCGAGTTCCACCCGGAGACCAGCTCGAGTTCGGCGTCGAACCGCGACTCGAAGATCGGCCGGATGGCTTTCTCGAAGCGCTCGATGTAGTTGCCGCTCCAGACCGGGACCCGGAGCGTCGGCGGTCCGCCGGTTCCACCGAGCACTCCCCCACAGCCGGCGAGCGCGGTGGCGCCCGCAGTGCCGGCCGCGCCGAGGAACGCCCGGCGGGTCGCAGAGCTGTGTCCAGTGTCTCGCGTCGCCTTCGCATCGTCCAGGCTATCGCCTGACATACCCGGCGCCAAACAGGGTGTGACATAAAACAGTGATGGCCTAGGGAAACATTATGAGAGTCCACAACAAGGAATTTCGAAGGTTCGTACTGACGCGATCGCGTGACGCCAACGGTGGTGTAACGAGGCAGCAGGGGCGCGACGCCGGCGAGACCGGCCTGCCGTTCCCCAAGGAGGGTGAACGCCGATCGTCGTCGCCCGCGTTCGAACGACCTCGGGGGACCTCCCATCGGCCCGGACACCCGCCCCTCGCCCTCTCTCGCGAACCCACTCCCTTATGGGGGACCGGCCCATGTAACCTCCAATGACCGACACGGACGCTCGCGTCACCCGCCTGTTCGGTGGGCCGGGGAGCGGGAAGACGACCGCCCTCCTCGACCGCGTCGAGGAACTGCTCGAGGACGACGGTGTCACCGTCAGGGACGTGCTCGTGGTCTCCTACACGCGCGCAGCCGCCGCCGAGATCCGCGAACGCCTCGCCGAGCGCCTCGACACGACGCCCCGAGCGCTGCAGGGGAACGTCTGTACGATGCACGCGAAGGCGTACGAACTGCTCGACCTCTCGCGGGGCGACGTGGTCGGCGAGAGCGACAAGGAGGAGTTCTGCGAGGATTTCGGCGTCGAGTACGAGGACGAGAAATCCGGCGCCGGCCGTCGGACCGCACGATCGACGACACTGGGCAACAAGGTGATCGCCACCTCGCAGTGGCTCCAGCGAACCGACCGCGAGGTCGCCGACTGGTACGACGTGCCGTTCAAGTGGGACGTCGAGGAGGTCCGCCTCCCGCCGGAGATCGACCCCAACGCCCAGGAGGGGAACAAGTACACGCCGACGTGGCCCTCCGACGACGACCGGCTCGACGTGCCCGAGGCGATCCGCGGCTGGCGCAGCTACAAGGGCGAGCACGACGTTATCGGCTTCGCCGACATGCTCGAACGCGTCGCCCAGCGCTCGCTCCAGCCCGACGTCGACTACCTGATCATCGACGAGTTCCAGGACATCACCACCCTCCAGTCGAAAGTGTACGAGGAGTGGAAACCCCACCTGGAGAAGGCGCTGATCGCCGGCGACGACGATCAGGTGGTGTACGCCTGGCAGGGCGCCGACCCCGACCTGCTGCTCGACGAGGCGGTCGACGAGGACGTCGTCCTCCCGAACTCCTACCGGCTCCCCTCACGCGTGCTCAACGTCGTGAACAAGGAGATCCGCCACATCGACAAACGCCAGGAGAAGGATCTCCGGCCGCGGAAGGAGGGCGGCACCGTCGAGGCCGCCGAGTCGCCGTCGATGCTCGAACTCGTCCGGAACGTCCGGCACACGATCGAGCGGGAGAACTCCCGCGAGGACGGCGACGGGAGCGTGATGCTGCTGTTCCGGGCGCGCTACCAGATGTTCGACTTCGTCGACGAGTTCATCGACGAGGGGATGCCCTTCTCCTCGCTGACGGACCAGCGGCTCTGGACCGACCGACTGACAGACTACGTGCGGGCGATCGAGTCCGTCGACGCTGGCGAGCGCCTCACCGCGCTCCAGGCCCGGCGGCTGGCGGACATCCTCCAGGAGTCGGCGTTCGGCAGCGGCGAGCGCGACGACCTGTACGACCTGATCGACGAGGTGGAGGAGCGGGCCGCCGAGGACGACCTCGCGTCGATCCCGGTCGCGCCCGACGCCGTCGAGGACGCGGTGCCGTTCATGCCCGGCCCCCGAAGCGCCGCGGACATGGCTCGGAAGATCACCTCGTTCCAGCGCAAGTCGATGAAGGCGTACTTCGAGGGCGACTACGCGGGGATGGACCCCGACCGCGTCCGCGTCGGCACCATCCACTCCGCGAAGGGTCGCGAGGCCGACCACGTGTTCGTCGCGACCGACCTGACCGAGAAGGTGGTCGAGCAGATGGCGGCCCAGGCCGACCAGGAGGGGATCGACCTGCCGGGTGACGAGGAGTTCACCAAGACGACCGACCCCGTGCCGCTGCTGACGGACAACGAGCGCCGCGTGTTCTACGTCGGGATGTCCCGCGCCCGCGAGCGCCTCGTGCTGATGGAGAACCTCGTCACCGGCGCGCCGACGCTGCCGATCAGCGTCGTGCTGTTCAACGAACTCCGGGAGGAGCCCCCCGCGGAGCTGATCGACGAGGTGCAGGAGTCGCTGGAGGCGCCCGAACCGGAGCCGTGAGTCCGGCGCTCGCGCCCGGGGCGCCCGAACTCGCTCCGGACTACCCCACCGCCCCCGGGACCGACCTCTCGCCGATCGTCGACGCCGTCGCTGAGCGCGACGCCGCGGGGTTCGTCGCCGTCGGCGACCGCTTCGACGGCGACCTGCGGTACCTCTCACGGTTCGGCGGCCCCGACCGCGCGTACGCCGTCGTCGTCACGCCCGACAGCGCCGTCCTCACCGCGCCCGCGCTGTTCGACGAGCAGGCCGAACGCGAGTTCGTCGACGGCGCACCGGACGACGGCGTCGCTCGCGAGGTCCGAACCGGGAATCAGGGCGACCCCGCGGGCGTCCGCGCGGCCGCGGCGCTTGACGACCTCCGCGAGGGAGAGACCGTACTCACGCCCGCGAGCATCCCCCACGACGCCGCGCTCTACCTCGAAGACGCCGGCTACAAGCCCGAATCAACGACGGTCGTCGCCGACGCCCGCGAACGGAAAACCGAGGCCGAACTCGCCTGTCTGCGCCGGGTGCAGGCGGTCACTTGCCGCGGGATGGCTCGCGCCGAGGCAGTGCTCGCGAGCGCGGAACCGGACGGCGACGACCTACTGTTCGAGGGTGAGCCGCTCACCACCGAGCGCCTGCGCCGCGAGGTCGACGCGGAGCTGGCCCGCCACGGCGTCCGGAGCGCCGGGAACACCGTTATCGGCGCTGGCCCAACCGCGGCGGACCTCCACTACACCGGGATCGACCACGTCGCGCCCGGGGAGACGGTGCTGCTCGACGTCTCCCCACGCGGCCCCCACGGCTACTACGGCGACCTCACGCGGACGTTCGCCGTCGACAGCGACGGCGGCTGGGAACGCCGCGCGTTCGTCGCGGTCGAGCAGGCCCACGAGACCGCGCTTGAGCACGTCGAAGCGGGCGTCACCGCCGGGACGGTCCACGAGGAGGCCGCCGCCGAACTCACCGCTCACGGGTTCCGGATCGACTCCGCGGAAGTCGGCTTCACGCACGGTGTGGGCCACGGCGTCGGCGTGAGCCTCCACGAGGGTCCGTCGCTGCGTGCCGACACGCCGCTCGAAGTAGGCAACGTGGTCACGATCGAACCCGGCGTCTACGACCCCGATATCGGCGGCGTCCGTATCGAGGATCTCGTCGCCGTCACCGAGAACGGTGCCGAACGGCTGGCGACCTACCCGGTTCGGTTCACGCCGGCGGCGCCCGAGTAACGCGCCCCGACTTTTTGGCGGAGAGCGGGACCAGCCAGACCGTGGTCTGAACGGGACCGTAGGGCGGCCGAGGCGGGAGTACGGCGCACCCCCTGCGGCGTCGTCGGACGACGTCCGACTGCCAGCCCCTCGTCAGCGTCGACCGCGCGCGCCGTCTGTTCGCCACGGTCGGCAGCGGCGGCTCTCTCGTCGTGATAGCGGCGGCTCCCTCGCCGACTCACTCCTCCTCGTCCTCGGGATCCTCGACGACGCCCTCGACCGCCCGCTCGGCGGCCATCCCCGGCAGGTCGCCGGGCGTGGTCAGGTACTTGGGGAGCAGCACCATCAGCGCCGCGACCGCGAGGAACGCGCCGCCCACGACGGTCTCACCCCCGAGCAGTCGCTCGACCGCGTAGATCCCCAGCGGGATCGCGAACACGAGGCTGCCCGCGATACCCACGGTCTCCAGCAGTCCCAGTCGCATCGCTCCCGCGTAGGCGGTCGGCGGGCAAAACCCTCCCGCCACAGAACTGAGAGTGGAAACGCTCTTGAGACGCGACCGCGGAGATCCGGGCGTGTTCACCGGCATCGTCGAGCGGACGGGCGAGATCACCGACGTGACCGAGACCGAGGACGGGCGCCGTCTCACGGTCGCGGCGTCGGGGCTGGACGACCTCCACCACGGGCAGTCGATCAGCGTCAGCGGCGTCTGTCTCACCGTCGAGGCGTTCGACCAGGGGGATGGCTGGTTCGAAGTGTTCCTCGCGAGCGAGACGGTCGAGAAGACGTATCTCGGCGCGGTCGGCGTCGGCGACTCGGTCAACGTCGAGCGCGCGCTCCCGGCGGACGGCCGCTTCGACGGCCACGTCGTGCAGGGCCACGTCGACACCACCGCGACGGTCGAAGCGATCGAGCGGGTGGGCGAGGACTGGCGCTACACGTTCTCGCTGCCCGAGGCTGTCAGCCAGTACGTCGTCTCGAAGGGGGCGATCACGGTCGACGGGATCAGTCTCACCGTCGCCGAACGAGACGAGAGCTCCTTCGAGGTGGCGATCATCCCCGCGACCCGGGAGATCACGACGCTGTCGGAGAAAGCGGAGGGCGATCCGGTCCACCTGGAGGTCGACGTGGTGGCGAAGTACGTCGAACGGATGACGCAGGGCTACCAGTGAGGCTCGCTCAGTCGGCCTGGCCGGAACAGGCTTCGGCGCCGCCGTCGGCCTGCACCGGCTCGGGCGGGTTCAGCTGGTAGAGGTTCTGGCGCGCGTCGGCGAAGTAGACGTCCTCGTCCACGACGCCGATCCCTTCGAGGCGTTCGAGCGCGTACCGGACCGTCCGTGCGGAGAGCATCGACTCCTCGACGATCCCTTTCTGCGTCAGCGGACCGTCGTACTCGAGTACTTTGAACACGAGCTTGGCGCTTGGTGGGAGGTCGTCGAGAACCTCCTCGTCTGTGTCGGTCATCGTTTCGGATCGAAACCGCGCATGGCCATAAATCTTCGTGGACTGGTGACGCGGACCAGCGTCGCTTGGGTGCAAGCGAACCCCTTTTGTCGGCGCGTCACGGAGTCGTTCCCATGGCTACGGAGAGTTCTCGCGGGCTTTCGGACCACGTCCGCGGGGTGACCGTCACGACCCTCGCCTGTCTGTCCGGCGTGGCCGCGACCGTCGTGAGCGCGATGGTGTTGGGGACCGATCCCGCCTCGATCGGGCTGACCACCCAGCTGGCGGTCGTCGCGGCGTTCGTGATCGTCCAGCAGCCGATCCTCTACGCGATCGGCGTCGACGTCGGCGACTTCGGGATCAAGGACAACCTCTACGTCGGGTTCATGACGTTCGCGCTCTGGTTCCTGAGCTACACCGTCGTGCTCTCGACCGGAGTGAGCTTCTGATGTCCAGCGACAGTATCGCGGTCGTGGATCTGGACCGCTGCCAGCCCGACCGATGCAACTACGAGTGTAAGAACTTCTGCCCGCCCAACCGGACCGGGAAGGAGTGCATCACGCTCCGCGGCGAGGACGCCGAGGAGGGAGACCCCGACCAGGTCCACATCTCCGAGGAGATCTGTCTGGGCGAGAGCTGTGGGATCTGCGTCGAGAAATGCCCCTTCGACGCGATCGAGATCCTGAACCTCCCCAGCGAACTCGACGAGGAGCCGGTCCACCGCTACGGCGACAACGCCTTTGCGCTGTACGGGCTCCCCACCCCCGAGCCCGGGAAGGTGACGGGGATGCTCGGCCCGAACGGGATCGGGAAGTCGACCGCCGTCCACGCGTTGGCCGGCGAGATGACGCCGAACCTCGGCGAGTTCGAGGACGAGCCCGGCTGGGAGTCGGTGCTCGACCGCTACCGGGGCACGGAGCTCCAGAGCTACCTCGAACAGCTGATCGACGGCGAGATCGAGGTCGCGCGCAAGCCCCAGTACGTCGACCAGATCCCCAAGCAGTTCGACGGCGAGGTACGCCAACTGCTCGAACAGACCGACGAACGGGACGAGCTCGACTACCTCGTCGACGAACTGTCGATCCGGCCGGTGATGGAGCAGGACATCGACTCGATCTCCGGCGGCGAGCTCCAGCGCGTCGCGCTCGCGGCGACGCTGGCTCGTGACGTCGACTTCTACTTCCTCGACGAGATCACCCCCTACCTCGACATCAGCCAGCGGATGACCGCCGCGCGGCTGATCCGCGAGCTCGCCGACGACGGCGAGCGGTCGATGCTCGTCGTCGAGCACGACCTCGCGATCCTCGACCTGCTGGCGGACACGCTCCACGTCACCTACGGGGAGCCGGGAGCGTACGGTGTCGTCACGGACCCCAAATCGGTCCGCAACGGCATCAACGAGTACCTCTCGGGCTACCTCGATAACGAGAACATGCGCATCCGGCCGGAGGAGATCACGTTCGAGCAGCACGCGCCGCGGAAGGCGACGACCGGCCAGCCGCTGATCGAGTACCCCGACCTGCAGAAGTCCTACGGCGAGGGGGAGTTCTCGCTTTCCGTCGAGAGCGGCACCATCTACGAGTCAGAAGTGCTGGGCGTCGTCGGCCCGAACGGGATCGGGAAGTCGACGCTGGCGAAGATGTTCACCGGAGACTTGGAGCCCGAGGAGGGCGGTCTCGACACGCGGCTGGACATCGCGTACAAGCCCCAGTACATCGAGATCGACCAGCCGATGCGCGTCGACGCGTTCCTCTCCTCGATCACCGACCAGTTCGGGAGCTCCTACTGGAACACCGAGATCGCCCAGCCGCTCCAGCTGGAGGGGATCATGGAGCAGAACCTCGACGACCTCTCGGGCGGTGAGCGCCAGCGCGTCGCGATCGCGGCCTGCCTCTCGGAGGACGCCGACCTCTACCTGCTCGACGAGCCCTCCGCACACCTCGACGTGGAGCAGCGCGTTCAGGCGACGTCGGCGATCCGGCGCTACACCGAGAACCACGACGCGACGGCGATGGTGATCGACCACGACATCTACATGATCGACCTGCTGTCGGACCGCCTGATGGTGTTCGACGGCGAGCCCGCCGAGCATGGGACTGCTCGCCCGCCCCAGGAGATGCGCGCGGGGATGAACGATTTCCTCGCGGATCTGGACATCACGTTCCGCCGCGACGAGCGGACGGGCCGGCCGCGTATTAATAAACCGGGGAGCCAGAAGGACCGCGAGCAGAAGCGGGAAGGCGAGTACT
It encodes the following:
- a CDS encoding riboflavin synthase, producing the protein MFTGIVERTGEITDVTETEDGRRLTVAASGLDDLHHGQSISVSGVCLTVEAFDQGDGWFEVFLASETVEKTYLGAVGVGDSVNVERALPADGRFDGHVVQGHVDTTATVEAIERVGEDWRYTFSLPEAVSQYVVSKGAITVDGISLTVAERDESSFEVAIIPATREITTLSEKAEGDPVHLEVDVVAKYVERMTQGYQ
- a CDS encoding Xaa-Pro peptidase family protein — its product is MSPALAPGAPELAPDYPTAPGTDLSPIVDAVAERDAAGFVAVGDRFDGDLRYLSRFGGPDRAYAVVVTPDSAVLTAPALFDEQAEREFVDGAPDDGVAREVRTGNQGDPAGVRAAAALDDLREGETVLTPASIPHDAALYLEDAGYKPESTTVVADARERKTEAELACLRRVQAVTCRGMARAEAVLASAEPDGDDLLFEGEPLTTERLRREVDAELARHGVRSAGNTVIGAGPTAADLHYTGIDHVAPGETVLLDVSPRGPHGYYGDLTRTFAVDSDGGWERRAFVAVEQAHETALEHVEAGVTAGTVHEEAAAELTAHGFRIDSAEVGFTHGVGHGVGVSLHEGPSLRADTPLEVGNVVTIEPGVYDPDIGGVRIEDLVAVTENGAERLATYPVRFTPAAPE
- a CDS encoding HVO_0416 family zinc finger protein produces the protein MATSEQHSADELFDEFLEDRGHETRGWEESYNKKQCPDCGGLHESSAVECSVCGWRP
- a CDS encoding PotD/PotF family extracellular solute-binding protein, encoding MSGDSLDDAKATRDTGHSSATRRAFLGAAGTAGATALAGCGGVLGGTGGPPTLRVPVWSGNYIERFEKAIRPIFESRFDAELELVSGWNSLLAKIKSAPPDDPPFDVTVACEPIYYNGRTQGLFEELRYEENIPNIDNVIQHYKDIRPHSHGAPVDGAPLSILYNTELEEPVETWSDFTSSTVQQSRGVGVDSGFWIYPLLGAGVGTDAAPGARELYQEQYHEELLNTLESWPIQGWATSGTDIWEQFRNGTIDAAQWYFDQVYYDMDSHENVEFSMPDANAGWMNNWAVVRGTDKRQLGEEFINMLLDAEVQSKWAEDHPLFFTNADMSYPDDLAQYLPTDAEEAEQWSIPQWDKVAPYSEKFSTKFKRMKTQ
- a CDS encoding alkaline phosphatase family protein, coding for MGLFDRLRGESDPRVVFLGIDGVPFSLLDDHPDEFPNFASLAEEGSAGPIDSIVPPESSACWPSLTTGVNPGETGVYGFQDREIGTYDTYVPMGRDVQATRLWDRVANDGRDATVMNVPVTFPPQRNVQRMVSGFLSPSVEKAAYPDELREYLESIDYKIDADVKQGHDDDKSAFMEDAHETLDKRYEAFQHYLDQDDWDLFFGVFMTTDRVNHFLFEDYERDGPEKEAFMEFYRQVDEYVGKIRERLPEDVTLVVASDHGFTSLDYEVHFNEWLEQEGWLSYQDESHEELGDIADDTRAYSLIPGRFYINLENREPRGSVPEAEYDEVRDELKAELEALEGPDGRKVCDRVVEKEEAFRGDHDDIAPDLVAIPNHGFDLKAGFTGGTDVFADGPRNGMHSFDNAALFVDTPDADIEDSDLLDIAPTILDLMELEFSRTEFDGASLVRS
- a CDS encoding UvrD-helicase domain-containing protein, with protein sequence MTDTDARVTRLFGGPGSGKTTALLDRVEELLEDDGVTVRDVLVVSYTRAAAAEIRERLAERLDTTPRALQGNVCTMHAKAYELLDLSRGDVVGESDKEEFCEDFGVEYEDEKSGAGRRTARSTTLGNKVIATSQWLQRTDREVADWYDVPFKWDVEEVRLPPEIDPNAQEGNKYTPTWPSDDDRLDVPEAIRGWRSYKGEHDVIGFADMLERVAQRSLQPDVDYLIIDEFQDITTLQSKVYEEWKPHLEKALIAGDDDQVVYAWQGADPDLLLDEAVDEDVVLPNSYRLPSRVLNVVNKEIRHIDKRQEKDLRPRKEGGTVEAAESPSMLELVRNVRHTIERENSREDGDGSVMLLFRARYQMFDFVDEFIDEGMPFSSLTDQRLWTDRLTDYVRAIESVDAGERLTALQARRLADILQESAFGSGERDDLYDLIDEVEERAAEDDLASIPVAPDAVEDAVPFMPGPRSAADMARKITSFQRKSMKAYFEGDYAGMDPDRVRVGTIHSAKGREADHVFVATDLTEKVVEQMAAQADQEGIDLPGDEEFTKTTDPVPLLTDNERRVFYVGMSRARERLVLMENLVTGAPTLPISVVLFNELREEPPAELIDEVQESLEAPEPEP
- a CDS encoding ABC transporter permease, which encodes MSEASIPRERVEDALFRAGYWLVFALLMLPIVVVFVTSFQQSSYLTFPPSGYTLEWYARFFGSEEWLGAVRDSLAIGVGASLLATVLGVTGSLAVQRSDSRAAKLLPPIVLLPLLIPPVVLGLTLLIYFNRIGITNSYVNIVVAHTLWATPLVFFIMQSVFARFDWNLRDAGTDLGARPTRVFYHVILPNVRSGVAISAVVAFIVSLQEFIMALFLKSFEVKTVPVLAWTSLQSSLTPMVSVVSAFLVLTSIVGVLLSAAVMNLEWLAEQL
- a CDS encoding ABC transporter ATP-binding protein, yielding MASVTLADLTKEYGDLTAVDDLELDVDDGELLCLLGPSGCGKSTTLRMLGGLETPTSGDVHIGDDRVTDQPAYERDTSMVFQSWALFPQKNVLENVAFGLKMDGVSEDERVERARDVLEVVEMSEFEDADPGDLSGGQKQRVALARSLAIEPDVLLLDEPLSNLDKRLREQMQLELRNIHDGVETTFVHVTHDQNEAFTLADSIAIMNDGEIEQVGEPREIYDDPVSLFVEEFLGDTNLVDATVEEEIDGGIVAATEFDEEIEVPTPNGDVSPGDPLTISFRPEEFDVSRLAADGGQSVEAAAPEDVTSALEGSITDVLYRGSSVRFYVEIGETSVFFEQSVGDDTDLEVGDPVVVSWDPADLLVFSEGKRLGRGGT
- a CDS encoding ABC transporter permease, with protein sequence MNALSDESMFRWVGERIKSQDSTTVFLLAPIAAFELVFFVVPFLILVRMSFNTQPETGFYESGWTLAAYGDILASNLYHQIILFSFKLGVIATVTAVLLGLFYAYAAYRAEGLTKSILLFSVILPLLTTLVVKTYAWRPLLAPNGVLNDILLSVGLIGGRIQFAPSLFGTVVGQVYIVFPYAVLSIYSVLSTLDWDIVEAARDLGASRPRSFFEVVLPEVLPGVAVATVVSFAWSVGAYAAPSQLGTGEQTTFAMEIGNLMLTNFNWPLGAAFSILMLAAMLAATLAVIRLLTGSVGGVQDV